ATGGCGTCCTCGACGCCCGTGATGATGCGCTCGCGCAGGTCCTCGCTCTCGTCGTAGCCGTCCTCGGTGATGACGTAGGCGTAGACCGCCTCGCCCTTGATCTCGTGGTTCCCTCCGACGACGGCCGCTTCGGCGACGCCCTCGACGCCGACGATGGCGCTCTCTATCTCCATGGTCCCCAGGCGGTGGCCCGAGACGTTCAGCACGTCGTCGACGCGGCCCAGCACGGTGATGTAGCCGTCGTCGTCGATCTTCGCGCCGTCCTCGGGGAAGTAGACCCACTCGTCGCGCTCGGGGTTGGAGTACTCGTCCCAGTACTCGTCGATGAACCGCTCGTCGTTCTTGTAGAGCGTCCGGAGCATCCCGGGCCACGGCTTGTTGACGACGAGGTAGCCCGCGCGGCCGGCCTCGACGGGGTCGCCGCTGACGTCGACGATGTCGGCGCTGATGCCCGGCAGCGGCGGACCCGCGGAACCGGGTTTCATGTCGCCGATGCCGGGGAGCGTCGTCAGCATCATGCCGCCCGTCTCGGTCTGCCACCAGGTGTCGACCACCGGGCACTCCTCGTTGCCGATGTGCTTGTAGTACCACTTCCAGGCCCGCGGGTTGATGGGTTCGCCGACGGTGCCCAGCAGGCGCAGACTCGAGAGGTCGTGGGCCTCGGGGAACTCCTTGCCCCACTTCATGAACGCCCGGATGGCCGTGGGCGCGGTGTACAGCTGCGTGACGTCGTAGTCCTCGACGATTTCCCAGAGGCGGTCCTTCTCGGGGTAGTCGGGGGTCCCCTCGTACATCACGGTCGTCGTCCCGAGCGCGAGCGGGCCGTAGACGATGTAGGAGTGGCCGGTGATCCAGCCGATGTCGGCCGAACACCAGTAGGTGTCCTCGGGCTTGATGTCCAGCACCGCCTGGCTCGTCCAGGCGGCATACGAGAGGTAGCCACCCGTGGTGTGTTTCACGCCCTTTGGCTGGCCGGTGGTCCCCGAGGTGTACATGAGAAAGAGCATGTCCTCGGCGTCCCGGGTGACCGGGTCGACCTCGGCGCCCTCGTACTCGGCGACGAGCTCGTCGTAGTCGTGTTCGCCGTCTTTCATCGGGTGGTCGTAGTCGTCGTCGAGACGGTCGACGACGACGGTCTCGACGTCGTGGCCGACGTCCTCGAGGCCCTCGTCGGCCTTCTCCTTGTGCTCGAGTGGGTCGCCGCGACGGTAGTAGCCGTCGCAGGTGACCAGGAACTCCGAGTTGGCCGACTCCATCCGCGTCGCCAGCGCGTCCGCCGAGAAGCCCGCGAAGACCACGGAGTGTGGCGCGCCGATGCGGGCACACGCCAGCATGGCGATGGGCAGCTCGGGGATCATCGGCATGTACATGGTGACCACGTCGTCCGCCTCGACGCCCAGGTCTCGCAGCGCGGCCGCGAACTCGTTGACCTCGCGGTGGAGGTCGTCGTAGGTGTAGGTGCGCTCCTCGCCGAGCTCGCCGATCCACTCGATGGCGGCCTCGTCGCCGCGCTCGTCGAGGTGGCGGTCCAGGCAGTTCGCCGAGGCGTTCAGCTTGCCGTCGACGAACCACTCGTAGAACGGCGCGTCGCTGTCGTCGAGCACCTGGTCCCACTCCTCGTCCCAGTCCAGCAAGTCGGCAGCGCGCTCCCAGGCCTCGGGCCAGTTCTCCTCGAACTCCTCGTAGATCGACTCGTCGGAGACGTTCGCCTGTTCGACGAACGACGCCGGCGGCTCGAAGACTTCCTGTTCTTCGAGTCGCGCCTCGAGTTGGACATCGTCATCTGACATGGTCTATCACCCACAATTAACAGCGGCCATATAAACGGGGTGTCTAACTATCTCACGGGGTGACAACAATTCGGGGCGAGGTCACTCCGCGAGCGAGAGGGGCTGTCGGCTCGTCGCCTCGGTGAAAAACTCCGTCAGCAGCGCCTGCTGGGCCTTCCTGAGGTGGTTGTGCAGCGTCGGGGAGGCGACGTCCAGCGAGTCGGCCAGTTCCTCGGCGGTGGTGCCGCGGGGCCACTCGAAGTAGCCGCTGTGGTAGGCCGCCCGGAGCACCGTCTCCTGGCGGTCGGTCAGCCGGTCGTCGAACCGCTCGCGGAAGCCGACGTCCGTCTCGACGGGGCGTTCGGCCTCGCGCTTGGCGGTGAGCGTCGTCTCCGGGTAGGCGTCGACGACGGCGTCGACGACGGGCCGGACGTCCGCCTCGCCGGGCAGGTCCACCAGGACGGCGGCCGACCCGCCCTCGGCCGAGAGGTCGCGGATGCGGGCGCCGCTCTCGACGAGCGTCAGCGCCGGCGCCGCGCTGACGACCACCTCGATCAGGGCGCCGTCGCCGTAGTTCTCGATGA
The DNA window shown above is from Haloarcula halobia and carries:
- the acs gene encoding acetate--CoA ligase is translated as MSDDDVQLEARLEEQEVFEPPASFVEQANVSDESIYEEFEENWPEAWERAADLLDWDEEWDQVLDDSDAPFYEWFVDGKLNASANCLDRHLDERGDEAAIEWIGELGEERTYTYDDLHREVNEFAAALRDLGVEADDVVTMYMPMIPELPIAMLACARIGAPHSVVFAGFSADALATRMESANSEFLVTCDGYYRRGDPLEHKEKADEGLEDVGHDVETVVVDRLDDDYDHPMKDGEHDYDELVAEYEGAEVDPVTRDAEDMLFLMYTSGTTGQPKGVKHTTGGYLSYAAWTSQAVLDIKPEDTYWCSADIGWITGHSYIVYGPLALGTTTVMYEGTPDYPEKDRLWEIVEDYDVTQLYTAPTAIRAFMKWGKEFPEAHDLSSLRLLGTVGEPINPRAWKWYYKHIGNEECPVVDTWWQTETGGMMLTTLPGIGDMKPGSAGPPLPGISADIVDVSGDPVEAGRAGYLVVNKPWPGMLRTLYKNDERFIDEYWDEYSNPERDEWVYFPEDGAKIDDDGYITVLGRVDDVLNVSGHRLGTMEIESAIVGVEGVAEAAVVGGNHEIKGEAVYAYVITEDGYDESEDLRERIITGVEDAIGPIARPEQVIFTPELPKTRSGKIMRRLLEDIANGEELGNTSTLRNPDVVEDIEAKVRGD